In Nitrospira sp. MA-1, the following proteins share a genomic window:
- a CDS encoding arylsulfatase has product MKVFLTSLTLAVGLAFGGLTAQAEEKKPNILVIWGDDIGGFNISAYNMGMMGYKTPNIDQIAKEGALFTDWYGQQSCTAGRAAFITGQSPMRTGLTKVGLPGAPEGMKKEDPTIATLLKAQGYMTGQFGKNHLGDRDDMLPTNHGFDEFFGNLYHLNAEEEPEHPDYPKNPEFKKRFGPRGVIHSYADGRITDTGPLTKKRMETIDEEVNVKALDFMERAKKADKPFFLWWNSTRMHIFTHLKKESAGKTGLGTYADGMVEHDGHVGEVLAKLRELGLEENTIVMYSTDNGSESFSWPDGGTTMFRGEKNTQWEGGYRVPTAIKWPGVIKPGTVINAIAAHEDMLPTLLAAAGDTTVKEDLLKGRKVDGMTYKVHLDGYNLLSALKGEGQWPRKEFIYWTDDGNVAALRYGNWKATFLRQDADGLRVWQEPFVKLRAPMLTNLRMDPFEHAHEIGMDYDRWFAEHMFMFAPAAGYVGKWLQSFREFPPRQKPGSFNLDHVMEAVTGGSHQ; this is encoded by the coding sequence ATGAAAGTCTTTCTCACCAGCCTTACATTGGCCGTCGGACTGGCATTCGGCGGACTGACAGCACAGGCAGAAGAAAAAAAGCCCAACATCCTGGTCATCTGGGGGGATGACATTGGCGGGTTCAACATCAGCGCCTATAACATGGGCATGATGGGCTACAAGACCCCGAACATCGACCAAATCGCAAAGGAAGGCGCACTGTTTACGGATTGGTATGGCCAACAAAGCTGCACAGCCGGACGGGCGGCCTTCATTACCGGGCAGTCGCCCATGCGCACCGGCCTCACGAAGGTCGGCCTGCCTGGCGCTCCCGAGGGGATGAAAAAGGAAGACCCGACGATCGCCACGTTGCTCAAGGCCCAGGGCTATATGACCGGCCAGTTCGGCAAGAACCATCTCGGCGACCGCGATGACATGCTGCCGACGAACCACGGCTTCGACGAGTTTTTCGGTAACCTGTATCATCTGAATGCGGAGGAAGAGCCGGAGCATCCCGACTATCCGAAAAATCCGGAATTCAAGAAGCGGTTCGGTCCACGCGGGGTCATTCACAGCTATGCCGATGGGCGCATCACGGATACCGGCCCCCTGACCAAGAAGCGCATGGAGACGATCGACGAAGAGGTGAACGTTAAGGCACTGGACTTCATGGAGCGCGCCAAGAAAGCGGACAAGCCGTTCTTCCTTTGGTGGAACTCCACCCGCATGCACATCTTCACGCACTTGAAGAAGGAGTCTGCTGGAAAGACCGGCCTGGGAACTTATGCCGACGGCATGGTCGAGCATGACGGCCACGTGGGCGAGGTGCTTGCCAAGCTCAGGGAACTGGGCCTCGAAGAGAACACCATTGTTATGTATTCCACCGATAATGGTTCGGAATCCTTCTCCTGGCCGGACGGTGGAACGACGATGTTCCGCGGGGAGAAGAACACGCAATGGGAGGGTGGCTACCGCGTGCCGACCGCAATCAAGTGGCCGGGTGTCATCAAACCCGGCACGGTCATCAATGCCATCGCTGCGCATGAAGATATGCTCCCGACATTGCTCGCCGCTGCAGGCGACACCACGGTCAAGGAAGATCTACTGAAGGGCAGAAAAGTCGACGGTATGACCTACAAGGTGCACCTCGACGGCTACAACCTCCTGTCCGCACTTAAGGGCGAGGGCCAGTGGCCCCGCAAGGAATTCATCTACTGGACCGACGACGGCAACGTCGCTGCGCTGCGTTATGGGAACTGGAAAGCGACCTTCCTGCGGCAGGACGCTGACGGACTACGTGTCTGGCAGGAGCCCTTCGTAAAGCTGCGCGCCCCGATGCTCACCAATCTGCGCATGGATCCTTTCGAGCATGCCCATGAAATCGGCATGGACTACGATCGCTGGTTTGCCGAGCACATGTTCATGTTCGCACCGGCAGCGGGTTACGTCGGGAAGTGGCTCCAGAGTTTCCGCGAATTTCCACCACGCCAGAAGCCCGGCAGCTTCAATCTTGACCACGTGATGGAAGCCGTGACGGGGGGCTCTCATCAGTGA
- a CDS encoding arylsulfatase yields the protein MLLAMAAVSAPAWAADKLDRTVLPIHEPEYPPVTELDVRNATPPPRFQVKAPEDAPNVLIVLIDDLGFGQSSAFGGPISMPTADRLANNGLRYNHFHTTALCSPTRAALLTGRNHHTTNTGSIMETATAFPGNTGRRPESVAPLAMMLRNNGYSTAQFGKNHETAAWEVSPSGPTDRWPTRNGFDKFYGFMGGETNQWSPAVYDGMTKVEVPKDPNYHFMTDMTDQAIRWMRFQKSLTPDKPFFMYFAPGATHAPHHVPQEWIAKNKGRFDQGWDKVREETLARQIKLGVVPEGTQLAPKPEAIKDWDKLTADEMKLFIRQMEVFAGFAEYTDTEIGRLVDAITDMGQLDNTLVFYILGDNGASAEGGMNGMFNEMTYFNGLQEKVEDILKHYDDLGSPTTYNHYAAGWAVAGDTPFTWTKQVASSYGGTRNGMIVHWPKSVKAKGELRTQWHHVIDIAPTVLDAARLPEPKAVNGIPQTPIEGVSLLYSFHDAKARDRHQTQYFEMFGNRAIYHDGWLAGTLHRAPWESKPRRPLQEDKWELYDTRTDFSLINDLADKHTAKLKELQDLFLEEAVKYHVLPIDDRTIERVNAALAGRPDLMAGRTSLSVYEGMTGMSENVFINTKNRSHSITADVEIPEGSVNGVVLAQAGRFGGWSLYLREGKPIYTYNFLGLMRFTIAADDSLPAGKASIRFEFAYDGGGLGKGGTGTIFVNEKKVAQGRVEHTQAMIFSADEGADVGEDGETPVVEDYGIPAPYRFSGSIHKVTIDLKEMKQADKAAEERGQATARHKLAIAD from the coding sequence GCCATGGCGGCTGTAAGTGCTCCTGCCTGGGCCGCAGATAAGCTGGACCGCACAGTACTCCCGATTCACGAGCCGGAATACCCTCCCGTCACTGAGTTGGATGTCCGCAATGCCACCCCACCTCCGCGCTTTCAAGTGAAAGCGCCCGAAGACGCTCCAAACGTGCTTATCGTGCTCATCGACGATCTGGGATTCGGCCAGTCCAGCGCTTTCGGGGGGCCCATTTCAATGCCGACTGCGGACCGTTTAGCCAATAATGGGCTCCGGTATAATCATTTCCATACCACGGCCCTCTGCTCCCCGACCCGTGCCGCGCTTCTGACGGGCCGGAATCACCACACGACCAACACGGGCTCGATCATGGAAACCGCGACGGCCTTTCCGGGCAATACCGGCCGACGTCCCGAGAGCGTGGCTCCATTGGCCATGATGCTTCGAAACAACGGTTACTCCACCGCGCAATTCGGAAAGAATCACGAGACCGCCGCCTGGGAAGTCAGTCCATCCGGGCCAACCGACCGCTGGCCGACCCGGAATGGGTTCGATAAGTTCTACGGGTTCATGGGGGGAGAGACAAACCAGTGGTCACCGGCTGTCTATGATGGGATGACCAAGGTCGAAGTGCCGAAGGATCCGAACTACCATTTCATGACCGACATGACCGACCAGGCCATCAGGTGGATGCGATTTCAAAAATCGCTGACCCCTGACAAACCGTTTTTTATGTACTTTGCACCTGGAGCCACGCACGCCCCGCATCATGTGCCTCAGGAATGGATCGCCAAAAACAAAGGCAGGTTCGATCAGGGGTGGGATAAGGTGCGAGAGGAGACCCTGGCTCGTCAGATCAAACTGGGCGTCGTGCCTGAGGGCACGCAGCTCGCGCCTAAACCGGAAGCCATTAAGGATTGGGACAAGCTGACAGCGGATGAAATGAAGCTCTTTATTCGCCAAATGGAGGTCTTTGCCGGGTTTGCCGAGTATACGGATACCGAGATCGGCCGACTGGTTGACGCCATTACGGACATGGGACAGCTCGACAACACCCTCGTCTTCTATATCCTCGGCGACAACGGGGCAAGTGCGGAAGGCGGAATGAACGGCATGTTCAATGAGATGACCTACTTTAACGGGCTACAGGAGAAGGTAGAAGATATCCTGAAACATTATGATGATCTTGGAAGTCCGACCACCTACAACCATTACGCCGCCGGATGGGCGGTTGCGGGAGATACCCCGTTCACCTGGACCAAGCAGGTTGCCTCGAGCTACGGAGGCACGCGGAACGGAATGATCGTCCATTGGCCGAAGTCGGTGAAGGCAAAGGGCGAATTGCGCACGCAGTGGCATCATGTGATCGATATCGCCCCGACCGTCCTGGATGCCGCCCGGCTGCCGGAACCGAAAGCGGTGAACGGCATTCCTCAGACTCCCATCGAAGGCGTGAGCCTGCTTTACAGCTTTCATGACGCCAAGGCGCGAGACCGCCACCAGACTCAATACTTCGAAATGTTCGGCAATCGTGCAATCTATCATGACGGATGGTTGGCGGGGACGTTGCATCGGGCGCCATGGGAATCGAAACCCCGCCGGCCTCTTCAAGAGGATAAGTGGGAACTCTACGACACACGGACCGACTTCAGTTTGATCAATGACCTGGCTGACAAGCATACCGCCAAACTCAAAGAGTTGCAGGACCTGTTCTTAGAGGAAGCGGTGAAGTATCACGTCCTTCCGATTGATGATCGAACGATCGAGCGCGTCAATGCCGCCCTTGCCGGCAGACCGGATCTCATGGCCGGACGGACGTCACTCTCCGTGTACGAGGGGATGACGGGCATGTCGGAAAATGTCTTCATCAACACCAAAAACCGATCGCATTCCATCACGGCCGACGTGGAGATTCCCGAGGGAAGCGTCAATGGAGTGGTTCTTGCTCAGGCAGGCCGGTTCGGCGGCTGGAGCCTGTATTTGAGGGAGGGCAAACCGATCTATACCTACAACTTCCTTGGCTTAATGCGCTTTACCATTGCCGCGGATGATTCGCTGCCTGCTGGGAAGGCTTCCATCCGTTTCGAGTTCGCGTATGACGGCGGCGGTTTGGGCAAGGGAGGAACGGGAACGATCTTTGTCAATGAGAAGAAAGTTGCCCAAGGCCGGGTTGAACATACACAAGCCATGATCTTTTCGGCTGATGAAGGAGCCGATGTGGGTGAAGATGGGGAAACGCCTGTTGTTGAGGACTATGGGATTCCGGCGCCCTATCGGTTTTCTGGATCAATTCACAAAGTGACTATCGATTTAAAGGAAATGAAACAGGCCGACAAAGCCGCGGAGGAGAGAGGCCAGGCAACCGCCAGACATAAGTTAGCAATCGCCGACTGA